From Pseudarthrobacter equi, a single genomic window includes:
- a CDS encoding iron ABC transporter substrate-binding protein, with translation MKIRNRALAGISLAASAVLGLTACGGSTTPAATSSASGSAAGASGEITVYNAQHESLTKEWVDAFTAETGIKVTMRQGSDTELSNQIIQEGQASPADVFLTENSPAMTQVENADLFADVDKATLEQVPTEFQPSTGKWTGIAARSTVLVYDKTKISEDQLPKSMLDLAKPEWKGKWAASPTGADFQAIVSALLELKGEDATEEWLQGMKENFKAYKGNSTAMKAVNAGEVDAALIYHYYYYGDQAKTGENSKNVTPYYFKNQDPGAFLSVSGGGVLKSSKNAAAAQEFLKFVTGKKGQEVLKTGTSFEYAIASDVPANDKLVPIKDLQAPTVDAAKLNSEKVTDLMTKAGLL, from the coding sequence ATGAAGATCCGCAACCGCGCCCTGGCCGGCATCTCCCTTGCCGCGTCCGCTGTCCTCGGCCTGACCGCCTGTGGCGGCAGCACCACGCCCGCAGCTACGTCCTCCGCATCCGGCAGCGCCGCCGGGGCATCCGGCGAAATCACCGTGTACAACGCCCAGCACGAAAGCCTCACCAAGGAATGGGTTGACGCCTTCACCGCCGAGACCGGCATCAAGGTGACCATGCGCCAGGGGTCGGACACCGAGCTGTCCAACCAGATCATCCAGGAAGGACAGGCCTCCCCCGCCGATGTCTTCCTCACGGAAAACTCCCCGGCAATGACCCAGGTGGAAAACGCCGACCTGTTCGCCGATGTGGACAAGGCCACCCTGGAGCAGGTCCCCACGGAATTCCAGCCCTCCACGGGCAAGTGGACCGGCATCGCTGCCCGCTCCACCGTCCTGGTCTACGACAAGACCAAGATCTCCGAGGACCAGCTCCCCAAGTCGATGCTTGACCTGGCCAAGCCGGAATGGAAGGGCAAGTGGGCCGCTTCCCCCACCGGCGCGGACTTCCAGGCCATCGTCTCGGCATTGCTGGAACTCAAGGGCGAAGACGCCACCGAGGAATGGCTGCAGGGCATGAAGGAGAACTTCAAGGCCTACAAGGGCAACAGCACCGCCATGAAGGCCGTCAACGCCGGTGAAGTGGATGCCGCCCTGATCTACCACTACTACTACTACGGCGACCAGGCGAAGACCGGCGAGAACTCCAAGAACGTCACGCCGTACTACTTCAAGAACCAGGACCCGGGCGCGTTCCTGTCCGTCTCCGGCGGCGGCGTGCTGAAGTCCTCCAAGAACGCTGCGGCCGCGCAGGAATTCCTGAAGTTCGTCACCGGAAAGAAGGGCCAGGAGGTCCTGAAGACCGGCACGTCCTTCGAGTACGCCATCGCCTCCGACGTTCCCGCCAACGACAAGCTTGTCCCCATCAAGGACCTGCAGGCCCCCACGGTGGACGCCGCGAAGCTCAACTCCGAGAAGGTCACCGACCTGATGACCAAGGCAGGACTCCTCTAA
- a CDS encoding glycoside hydrolase family 76 protein translates to MTSSDASPPDWQQRANHAARSVTALFGRKLLFLPNTHLAAVTWQGGGRTHGWRGKLRTLAEGTALLNPWHYWWQAHYVDCLVDTGRRELGSGATPAARFNGPANPSAGHLASRLVTGIRLRNAFTVVNNYYDDMAWLALATHRLDRLAEETRRPGRGRNARVRRSLTLQFDAAGTDDLGGGVFWSKKRDFKNTPANGPVALYYARTGETAKAQALIDWLDATLFDADQHLYLDGARAGTAGEVLVERTVYTYNQGPALGALLELGGDANLARAASVVDGVERLLTVATPTPGQGSVLRCEGTGDGGLFTGILCRYLALAARDARLPEGTRRTAARLVTDTAEAFWDGRRTVEPGESARAMPDASVFSLHANTPAARTYPAGAAVELSTQLQAWMTIEAAALLTAP, encoded by the coding sequence ATGACGTCCAGTGATGCCTCCCCTCCCGACTGGCAGCAGCGTGCCAATCATGCAGCACGGTCCGTCACCGCGCTGTTCGGCCGCAAGCTGCTGTTCCTGCCGAATACGCACCTGGCGGCGGTGACCTGGCAGGGCGGCGGGCGGACGCATGGCTGGCGCGGGAAGCTGCGCACTCTCGCCGAAGGCACGGCGCTGCTCAACCCCTGGCACTACTGGTGGCAGGCACACTACGTCGACTGCCTGGTGGACACCGGCCGGCGGGAGTTGGGAAGCGGCGCCACTCCGGCGGCGCGGTTTAACGGCCCCGCCAATCCCAGCGCCGGCCACCTGGCGTCCCGCCTGGTGACGGGCATCCGGCTGCGCAACGCCTTCACAGTGGTCAACAACTACTACGACGACATGGCCTGGCTGGCCCTTGCCACCCACCGCCTTGACCGGCTCGCCGAGGAAACCCGGCGGCCGGGACGAGGCCGCAACGCGCGGGTCCGCCGTTCCCTGACCCTGCAGTTCGATGCCGCCGGAACCGATGACCTGGGCGGCGGCGTGTTCTGGAGCAAGAAGCGGGACTTCAAGAACACCCCGGCCAACGGCCCCGTGGCGCTGTACTACGCCCGTACCGGCGAGACGGCCAAGGCCCAGGCGCTGATCGACTGGCTGGACGCCACGCTGTTCGACGCGGATCAGCACCTGTACCTCGATGGGGCGCGCGCCGGCACGGCAGGGGAAGTGCTGGTGGAGCGCACCGTTTACACCTACAACCAGGGGCCGGCGCTGGGCGCGCTGCTCGAATTGGGCGGAGACGCCAACCTGGCCAGGGCGGCCTCGGTGGTGGACGGGGTGGAGCGGCTGCTGACCGTCGCCACCCCCACACCGGGACAGGGCAGCGTGCTCCGCTGCGAAGGAACGGGCGACGGCGGCCTCTTCACCGGCATCCTGTGCCGATACCTGGCGCTGGCCGCGAGGGACGCCCGGCTCCCCGAAGGGACACGCCGCACCGCGGCCCGCCTGGTCACCGACACGGCAGAGGCATTCTGGGACGGCCGCCGCACCGTGGAGCCCGGCGAATCAGCCCGGGCGATGCCGGACGCCAGCGTCTTCTCCCTGCACGCCAACACACCCGCCGCACGCACCTACCCGGCGGGCGCCGCCGTCGAACTTTCCACCCAGCTGCAGGCCTGGATGACGATCGAAGCCGCCGCGCTGCTCACTGCGCCCTAG
- a CDS encoding SDR family NAD(P)-dependent oxidoreductase, translated as MDVRGSAALITGGASGLGAATARALFQAGASVVLVDLPSSAGAELAQELNASVETHASGQSAVFAPADVTSEAEVRAAVATASGLGPLRIVVNCAGIATPGKVLGRDGVLPLEAFNRVVQVNLIGTFNVLRLAAEAMVATEPASTELGGPERGVIINTASVAAFEGQIGQPAYAASKGAVAAMTLPIARELARSLVRVVTIAPGIFETPMMAGLPQEAQDSLGAQVPHPSRLGRPGEYANLVLHIVDNAMLNGETIRLDGAIRMGPK; from the coding sequence ATGGATGTCAGAGGCAGTGCAGCACTGATCACCGGGGGTGCATCGGGCCTGGGGGCTGCCACGGCCCGGGCGCTGTTCCAGGCCGGAGCGTCGGTGGTGCTGGTGGACCTCCCGTCCTCGGCCGGCGCGGAGCTGGCACAGGAACTGAACGCGTCCGTGGAAACGCACGCATCCGGCCAGTCCGCAGTCTTCGCCCCCGCGGACGTGACCAGCGAGGCTGAGGTGCGGGCCGCCGTCGCCACCGCCTCCGGGCTGGGGCCGCTGCGGATCGTGGTGAACTGCGCGGGCATCGCCACCCCCGGCAAGGTTTTGGGCCGCGACGGCGTGCTGCCGCTCGAAGCGTTCAACCGCGTGGTCCAGGTGAACCTCATCGGGACGTTCAATGTGCTGCGCCTGGCCGCCGAGGCGATGGTGGCCACGGAGCCGGCCAGCACGGAGCTCGGCGGTCCCGAGCGGGGCGTCATCATCAACACCGCCTCCGTGGCCGCCTTCGAAGGGCAGATCGGGCAACCCGCCTATGCCGCCTCCAAGGGTGCGGTGGCGGCCATGACCCTGCCCATCGCCCGTGAACTGGCGCGCTCGTTGGTCCGGGTGGTCACCATCGCGCCCGGCATCTTCGAAACGCCCATGATGGCGGGCCTGCCGCAGGAAGCCCAGGACTCGCTCGGAGCCCAGGTACCGCACCCGTCCAGGCTGGGCAGGCCCGGCGAGTACGCCAACCTTGTCCTGCACATCGTGGACAACGCCATGCTGAACGGCGAGACCATCCGCCTTGACGGCGCCATCCGGATGGGGCCCAAATGA
- a CDS encoding acyl-CoA dehydrogenase family protein encodes MSDAGRSAAAGLPDADFFAVESQLSQAERNKLAELRDFLAAEIAPYAGDWWNSAEFPAHILPKLAALELSTPSQRGYSHLFAGLVIAEMTRVDTSIATFFLVHHDLFVQSLHAFGSEGQKERLLADASDLRITGAFALTEPLHGSDVAGGMETTARRISSVTGEDDDGGDTWVLNGAKRWIGNGTFCDYMLVWARDETAGPDSPAGAVRGFIVDATLPGITRSRIENKIALRTVQNADIVLKDVRVAEADRFTQVSSFDDTKELLRSSRIMVAWQAVGQQLAAFDVARQYAVERQQFGRPLAHFQLIQQQLVTMLGNAVASMGMLVQLARLQEEGSADMAQVALAKSYASARMRETVALGRSILGGNGIVTDYRMAKIFADAEAIYTYEGSYEINTLIVGRAITGISAIA; translated from the coding sequence ATGAGCGACGCCGGGCGTTCGGCCGCCGCTGGGCTGCCGGACGCAGACTTCTTCGCCGTCGAATCCCAGCTAAGCCAGGCGGAACGGAACAAGCTCGCCGAGCTCCGGGACTTCCTCGCCGCGGAGATCGCCCCTTACGCCGGGGACTGGTGGAACAGTGCCGAGTTCCCTGCCCACATCCTGCCCAAGCTCGCCGCCCTGGAGCTGAGCACCCCCTCCCAGCGCGGCTACAGCCACCTGTTCGCAGGGCTGGTTATCGCCGAAATGACCCGGGTGGACACCTCGATCGCCACGTTCTTCCTGGTGCACCATGACCTGTTCGTCCAGTCCCTGCACGCCTTCGGATCCGAGGGCCAGAAGGAACGGCTCCTCGCCGACGCCTCGGACCTCCGCATCACCGGAGCATTCGCGCTTACGGAGCCCCTGCACGGCTCCGACGTGGCCGGCGGCATGGAAACCACGGCGCGGCGGATCTCCTCCGTCACAGGCGAGGACGACGACGGCGGCGACACCTGGGTGCTCAACGGTGCCAAGCGGTGGATCGGCAACGGGACGTTCTGCGACTACATGCTCGTGTGGGCACGCGACGAAACGGCCGGGCCGGACAGCCCGGCCGGGGCGGTGCGGGGATTCATCGTGGACGCCACGCTGCCGGGCATCACCCGCAGCCGGATCGAGAACAAGATCGCCCTTCGCACGGTGCAGAACGCGGACATCGTCCTCAAGGACGTCAGGGTGGCCGAAGCCGACCGGTTCACGCAGGTCAGCAGCTTTGACGACACCAAGGAGCTCCTGCGCAGTTCACGGATCATGGTGGCCTGGCAGGCCGTGGGGCAGCAGCTTGCGGCATTCGACGTTGCCCGGCAGTACGCCGTGGAGCGGCAGCAGTTCGGCCGGCCGCTGGCCCACTTCCAGCTGATCCAGCAGCAGCTGGTGACCATGCTGGGCAACGCCGTGGCCAGCATGGGGATGCTGGTCCAGCTGGCCAGGCTGCAGGAGGAAGGCTCGGCTGACATGGCCCAGGTGGCGCTGGCCAAGTCTTACGCCAGCGCCAGGATGCGGGAAACCGTGGCGCTGGGCCGCTCCATCCTGGGCGGGAACGGCATCGTCACCGATTACCGGATGGCCAAGATCTTCGCCGACGCCGAGGCCATTTACACCTATGAGGGGTCCTACGAGATCAATACCCTGATTGTGGGGCGGGCCATCACCGGGATTTCGGCGATCGCCTGA
- a CDS encoding DUF1684 domain-containing protein: MSTTTPAGTTAPTAKLERWQRFRANRDKALAAGHGWLTLTSFQWLEDSPAAVELVPGLWSAQGNGSAEGAGTRERTTAVLTAVPSDGLTLVETGETVDGTITAVLADEESLMWVQFGGPAGDRTVVELAMRGGRYAIRTRDAESPVFTEFDGVPTYPYNPEWEVTARFEPYPAPVDVPISTANPLVDGVHRTVGEVVFRLPGSPHEFRLQAEEEKLGALTVTFHDETNGDTTDDWRKVSAPRPRPNPDGSFTVVLDFNRAINYPSAFTPYGTCPMPVRNNSLDTRVEAGEKQPYPA, encoded by the coding sequence AGGCCCTGGCCGCCGGGCACGGCTGGCTCACGCTCACCTCCTTCCAGTGGCTGGAGGACTCCCCTGCCGCCGTCGAGCTCGTCCCCGGTTTGTGGTCCGCCCAGGGCAACGGGTCCGCGGAAGGCGCCGGCACACGGGAACGCACGACGGCGGTACTCACCGCAGTGCCTTCCGACGGCCTCACGCTGGTGGAGACGGGCGAAACGGTGGACGGGACCATCACCGCGGTCCTCGCCGATGAGGAATCCCTGATGTGGGTGCAGTTCGGCGGCCCCGCCGGCGACCGGACGGTGGTGGAACTGGCCATGCGCGGAGGCCGGTACGCGATCCGCACCCGGGACGCTGAGTCGCCGGTGTTCACCGAATTCGACGGCGTGCCCACCTACCCCTACAACCCGGAGTGGGAAGTGACGGCCCGCTTTGAGCCGTACCCAGCACCGGTTGATGTCCCGATCAGCACCGCCAACCCTTTGGTGGACGGCGTCCACCGGACCGTGGGCGAGGTGGTGTTCAGGCTTCCCGGCAGTCCCCACGAGTTCCGGTTGCAGGCCGAGGAGGAGAAGCTCGGGGCATTGACAGTCACGTTCCATGACGAGACGAACGGCGATACAACAGATGACTGGCGGAAGGTCTCGGCGCCCCGGCCGCGGCCGAATCCGGACGGCAGCTTCACGGTGGTCCTCGATTTCAACCGGGCCATCAACTATCCCAGCGCCTTCACGCCCTACGGAACCTGCCCCATGCCGGTCCGGAACAACAGCCTGGATACCCGGGTGGAGGCGGGCGAGAAGCAGCCGTACCCGGCGTAG